From Burkholderia sp. WP9, a single genomic window includes:
- a CDS encoding polysaccharide biosynthesis tyrosine autokinase: protein MKNQFSRDEDEIDIRALIDVIFKNKKLIAAVTIVCLVFGVTYAFLATPIYRGDITVQVEDNSDIAGAAAGNLMSGLTSIFDIKSTDDGEMQILDSRLVTAKMVDELRLYIDAKPKYFPLFGAFVAKHRSSLSQPGIFGVGGYAWGSENIIVDQFDVPGEFEEDKFSVTALGNNRYRLSGSDLDADVTGEVGVPLVANTPSGAVKLLVSQLSSRENAKFELKRYSRIQVLEQLRKDLVITEMGKDQSGVIGVTYDDQNPARAAAVLNKIAENYVTQNADRKAAAAEKSLVFLKSQLPEVEHSLRLAEDRLNAYQNRHKVVDLSEQAKAVLGQAVEAQSSLFQLEQKRKELATMYSAQYPAVLALDQQIAAARAHIDNFNESIQRLPDDQQNIVRLNRDVTVQTSLYVGLLNSVQQLQLATASKIGNVRVIDHALVADKPTKPKRALVIVLAAVIGLFGGIGFALVRSTLFGGLTDPMDIERDLSLDVIATIPLSDTQRQLTRVRERGGRRGPSILALARPQEPAVEAIRSLCTALQFALLENPKNNVILMTGPSVGIGKSFTSANLATLLGMSKKRVLLMDVDLRRGHLAAEFDVSGKVGLSNVLRGDMSLDAAVIKDVSPNVDFLATGPLLAQPVELLSSGGIANLLADVSKRYDIVLLDSPPVLPVTDATIFAPFAGIVLLAARSGMTSSGELLESAKRIERVGAKITGIVFNGFKPSLRSAQYGDYGGYAYLSNASDT, encoded by the coding sequence ATGAAAAATCAATTTTCCCGCGACGAGGACGAAATTGACATTCGTGCACTTATTGATGTCATTTTCAAGAATAAGAAGTTGATAGCTGCGGTCACTATCGTATGCCTTGTCTTCGGCGTGACGTACGCGTTCCTCGCGACGCCGATCTATCGCGGCGATATCACGGTTCAGGTTGAAGACAACTCCGATATCGCGGGCGCGGCAGCCGGTAATCTGATGAGCGGTTTGACGTCTATTTTCGACATAAAATCGACCGATGATGGGGAAATGCAGATCCTCGACTCGCGACTTGTCACGGCGAAAATGGTCGACGAGTTGCGCCTTTACATCGACGCTAAGCCCAAATACTTTCCGCTATTTGGGGCATTCGTTGCGAAGCACAGAAGCTCGCTGTCGCAACCGGGAATTTTCGGCGTAGGCGGATACGCATGGGGCTCGGAAAATATCATCGTCGATCAATTCGACGTACCTGGTGAGTTTGAAGAAGACAAGTTTTCCGTCACCGCACTGGGTAACAACCGCTATCGACTCTCGGGCAGCGACCTCGACGCCGATGTCACCGGTGAGGTCGGCGTCCCATTGGTAGCGAACACGCCTTCCGGGGCGGTCAAGCTGCTGGTGTCGCAATTGAGCAGCAGAGAGAACGCAAAGTTCGAGCTGAAACGCTATTCCCGAATTCAGGTCCTGGAGCAACTGCGAAAAGATCTGGTGATTACGGAGATGGGCAAGGATCAATCCGGCGTGATTGGCGTGACCTATGACGATCAGAATCCCGCGCGCGCGGCTGCAGTTCTGAACAAGATCGCCGAAAACTACGTCACCCAAAACGCCGACCGAAAGGCGGCAGCAGCCGAGAAGTCGCTTGTCTTCCTGAAGAGTCAACTTCCGGAGGTAGAGCATAGCCTGAGACTCGCTGAGGATCGGCTCAATGCTTATCAGAACCGCCACAAGGTCGTGGACCTCAGCGAGCAGGCAAAGGCCGTGTTGGGACAGGCTGTCGAGGCGCAGTCCAGTCTGTTCCAGCTCGAGCAGAAACGGAAAGAGCTCGCAACGATGTACAGCGCGCAATATCCCGCTGTGCTTGCCTTGGATCAACAGATTGCCGCCGCGCGCGCGCATATCGACAACTTCAACGAGTCGATCCAGCGACTTCCCGACGATCAGCAGAATATTGTCCGACTGAATCGAGATGTGACCGTGCAAACGAGTCTCTACGTCGGCTTGCTCAACAGCGTTCAACAACTGCAACTCGCCACAGCAAGCAAGATCGGCAATGTGCGTGTGATCGACCATGCACTAGTCGCCGACAAACCGACGAAACCGAAGAGAGCCCTGGTCATCGTTCTGGCAGCCGTCATCGGGTTGTTCGGTGGAATCGGATTCGCTTTGGTCCGTTCAACGCTGTTCGGCGGTCTGACTGATCCTATGGATATCGAACGTGATCTGTCTCTTGACGTCATTGCGACTATTCCGCTGAGCGATACCCAACGTCAATTGACGCGAGTCCGGGAACGCGGTGGCCGTCGCGGTCCGTCGATTCTCGCACTGGCGCGGCCGCAGGAACCGGCCGTCGAAGCCATTCGAAGTCTCTGCACCGCGTTGCAATTCGCCCTGCTGGAGAACCCGAAGAACAACGTCATCCTGATGACCGGGCCCTCGGTCGGGATCGGCAAGTCGTTCACATCCGCAAATCTGGCCACTCTGCTGGGGATGTCCAAGAAGCGCGTGCTTCTGATGGACGTGGATCTTCGCCGCGGCCATCTGGCTGCCGAGTTCGACGTGTCCGGAAAAGTCGGTCTCTCCAATGTGCTTCGCGGCGACATGTCACTGGATGCGGCCGTCATCAAAGATGTTTCGCCGAACGTGGACTTCCTTGCGACGGGTCCGCTACTGGCGCAGCCGGTCGAACTACTGTCGTCGGGTGGCATAGCTAATCTCCTCGCGGACGTGTCCAAGCGATACGACATTGTTCTACTGGATTCACCGCCCGTCCTTCCAGTCACCGACGCCACCATCTTCGCGCCCTTCGCCGGAATTGTTCTTCTGGCAGCGCGTTCGGGCATGACCAGCAGTGGCGAGCTTCTCGAGTCCGCCAAACGAATCGAGCGCGTTGGGGCAAAAATCACCGGGATTGTGTTTAACGGCTTCAAACCAAGTCTGCGCTCCGCGCAGTACGGGGACTACGGCGGCTATGCGTACCTGAGTAATGCGTCTGACACGTAA
- a CDS encoding low molecular weight protein-tyrosine-phosphatase, which yields MIDTVLIVCEGNLCRSPMAQGLLQRELSDVEVTSAGLSAAKGAPIDSFARDMLSVRGIDMSSHAARRLNERVCGAADLILVMELTQKQAIETFYPTTRGRVYRLAEAEHADVPDPFGRSARIYDQAMALIERGVRDWTKRIADLSRGSRT from the coding sequence ATGATCGATACGGTACTCATAGTCTGTGAAGGCAATCTCTGCCGCAGTCCCATGGCGCAAGGGCTTTTGCAGCGGGAATTGTCCGACGTCGAAGTGACTTCAGCCGGTCTTTCCGCTGCCAAAGGCGCACCGATCGACAGCTTTGCGCGCGACATGCTGTCGGTTCGAGGGATCGACATGTCATCTCACGCGGCCCGGCGTCTCAACGAGCGAGTGTGTGGCGCGGCTGACCTGATCCTGGTCATGGAGTTGACTCAGAAGCAGGCAATCGAAACGTTCTACCCGACCACCCGCGGACGCGTCTACCGACTGGCAGAGGCAGAGCACGCCGATGTACCGGATCCCTTTGGCCGCTCGGCGCGCATCTACGATCAGGCAATGGCTCTAATCGAACGAGGTGTTCGGGACTGGACAAAACGCATTGCGGATCTGTCCCGGGGTTCGCGTACATAA
- a CDS encoding polysaccharide biosynthesis/export family protein, translating to MPTSATLPTGNSDAQGAQADLQIPIVDINTALIKKLRETADQTSTDQTRELSGLSGPYTLGPGDVLQITVWDHPELAAALGTQNQNNARPFDPAQGFVVDNSGNIQFPYAGSIHVSGLRVEQAQQAVYAELSKVFIKPQLTVRVTSFRAKQIYVDGEVRTPGAVPVNDIPLTLYEAINRAGGFSATADQSRMVLVRNGVSHRLNLSKMLESDQNPSNILLKNGDLLRVVSRDDNGVFVMGEVNKPITALPMKSGKLTLSDALSQAGSLNTASADAAQLYVIRGSTESQAEVFHLDAHSPVSMILANQFELQPKDVVYVDGNGLVRFSRVLSLLLPAINAGLTTAIVTK from the coding sequence ATGCCGACATCCGCAACCTTGCCGACGGGAAACAGCGACGCGCAAGGCGCTCAAGCGGATCTGCAAATTCCGATCGTCGACATTAACACCGCACTAATCAAGAAGCTGCGCGAGACCGCCGATCAGACGAGCACGGATCAAACGCGTGAATTGTCTGGACTGTCCGGACCTTATACGCTCGGCCCAGGCGATGTACTGCAGATTACCGTCTGGGACCATCCCGAACTCGCAGCCGCATTGGGCACGCAAAACCAGAACAATGCCCGACCGTTCGATCCTGCCCAAGGCTTTGTGGTCGACAACAGCGGCAACATACAATTTCCGTATGCAGGCTCGATTCATGTATCGGGTCTCCGTGTCGAACAGGCTCAGCAAGCAGTGTATGCAGAGTTGTCGAAGGTCTTCATCAAGCCGCAACTCACCGTTCGAGTCACATCGTTTCGCGCCAAGCAGATTTATGTGGACGGCGAAGTCAGGACGCCCGGCGCTGTGCCGGTCAACGACATTCCGTTGACGCTCTACGAGGCGATCAATCGTGCCGGTGGCTTTAGCGCGACCGCCGACCAAAGCCGGATGGTTCTGGTTCGCAATGGCGTTTCACATCGTCTGAACCTTTCAAAGATGCTCGAGAGCGATCAGAACCCATCCAATATCCTGCTCAAGAACGGCGATCTGCTGAGAGTCGTATCGCGCGACGACAACGGTGTGTTCGTCATGGGCGAAGTCAATAAGCCGATCACCGCGCTACCAATGAAGAGCGGCAAGCTCACATTGAGCGATGCGCTTTCGCAAGCCGGAAGCCTGAATACCGCCAGCGCGGACGCGGCCCAACTCTATGTGATACGCGGGTCGACAGAATCACAGGCCGAGGTATTCCATCTCGACGCCCACTCGCCGGTATCAATGATCCTGGCCAATCAATTCGAATTGCAACCGAAAGACGTGGTGTACGTCGACGGCAACGGCCTCGTGCGTTTCAGCCGCGTATTGAGTCTGCTTCTTCCCGCCATCAATGCTGGTCTAACTACGGCGATTGTGACGAAATGA
- a CDS encoding undecaprenyl-phosphate glucose phosphotransferase, whose product MNATSIAHESKKSAGVHGLLARVLDVSLIVGGAVSASQIRFDDLTAAHVDTGFIAFAAAFALALFPVFGVYQSWRGRSMLRLIGQISLAWLVVQGCGLVLMFSLHRTDFISRLWFAYWTGTTGATLIVSRSLTYALLRRVRNAGLNLRSVAVVGRGSHCQQVVRSIQAARTSGFRVTAAFDVHPGEERSASNTPLFDDFRDFSEFVRAENLQEIWLALPLSEESMISRCLHEFRDDLVNIRFLPDVSSLALFDSSVIDLIGVPAINLVASPLSSHALLKKDIFDRVFAIAALVCVAPLMVSVAVAVKLSSPGPIFFGQKRKGADGRVFTIYKFRTMRAHAAEPGVIKQASRNDPRITRVGAFLRRTSLDELPQFLNVLRGDMSVVGPRPHAIEHDELYRTIVDGYIHRYRIKPGITGWAQVNGFRGETDRVEKMQKRVEHDLYYLRNWSFGLDMKIVLATVVRGFMHRNAY is encoded by the coding sequence ATGAACGCTACATCAATTGCACATGAGAGCAAGAAGTCGGCGGGCGTCCATGGATTGCTCGCGCGAGTCCTCGACGTCTCGTTGATCGTCGGCGGTGCTGTTTCAGCTTCGCAGATTCGCTTCGACGATCTGACAGCGGCTCACGTAGACACTGGTTTCATCGCATTTGCCGCGGCCTTCGCGTTGGCGCTCTTTCCAGTGTTCGGCGTATATCAATCGTGGCGAGGCCGCTCCATGCTTCGCCTGATCGGTCAGATCAGTCTAGCGTGGCTAGTCGTGCAAGGTTGCGGGCTGGTTCTCATGTTCTCGTTGCATCGGACCGATTTCATCTCGCGACTTTGGTTCGCCTACTGGACGGGCACGACTGGTGCAACGCTGATCGTCTCGCGATCGTTGACGTATGCACTGCTGCGGCGCGTCCGCAATGCAGGTCTGAATTTGCGCAGCGTTGCGGTTGTTGGCCGCGGATCACATTGCCAACAAGTGGTGCGTAGCATCCAGGCAGCCCGTACCAGTGGTTTTCGGGTAACCGCCGCATTCGACGTGCATCCGGGTGAAGAACGTTCCGCCTCGAACACACCACTGTTCGATGATTTCCGCGATTTCTCCGAATTCGTTCGGGCCGAGAATCTCCAGGAGATCTGGCTTGCACTGCCTCTGTCAGAGGAAAGCATGATCTCGCGCTGTCTGCACGAATTCCGTGACGACCTGGTCAACATTCGTTTCCTCCCGGATGTGAGCAGCCTGGCCTTGTTCGACAGCAGCGTCATCGACCTCATCGGCGTGCCGGCCATCAATCTCGTCGCGTCGCCTTTGTCGTCGCACGCCTTACTGAAGAAAGATATTTTCGATCGGGTATTTGCGATCGCGGCGCTGGTCTGCGTGGCCCCTCTGATGGTTTCCGTTGCAGTCGCAGTCAAGCTGTCCTCACCCGGTCCGATCTTCTTCGGGCAAAAGAGAAAGGGAGCCGATGGACGCGTATTCACGATCTACAAGTTTCGGACGATGCGAGCCCACGCCGCCGAGCCCGGCGTCATCAAACAGGCGTCACGCAACGACCCACGGATTACCCGAGTAGGCGCTTTCCTGCGTCGCACAAGTCTGGATGAATTACCGCAATTCCTGAACGTGCTGAGAGGCGACATGTCGGTGGTCGGGCCGCGCCCGCATGCCATTGAACACGACGAACTCTACCGGACCATCGTCGACGGATACATCCACCGGTACCGGATCAAACCTGGAATCACCGGATGGGCGCAAGTGAACGGCTTTCGAGGAGAAACCGACCGCGTCGAGAAGATGCAGAAGCGAGTCGAGCATGACTTGTACTACCTGAGGAACTGGTCCTTCGGACTGGACATGAAAATCGTACTGGCAACCGTGGTACGCGGATTTATGCACCGCAACGCGTATTGA
- a CDS encoding YjbH domain-containing protein yields MTRAQRSQGLRSSPHAFAFAAALSFAASAQASEPALNSLGQAGGLVIPYAFALPNGMAEAQYNDYVDPQYGKRATGSQIYWAAFGIFPYVEMSGGLANYPTNGGAVFTNGEHTILRHLTAEIKVEVPRFFKYQPSIAFGATDVGGRTHYFRSKYGVASQAFGPATLTLGYGQGDRLDGLFGGIQLSLWKTGFSLLAEDDAKTPYAGLRYQSPRISWLADANLIGTVTRSLRSTDGASPRTSIAIAVQIPLGRRFDAARCGDGLCEKQQTSASDTVTDITEEEVIRRDTLRPVSLPIADTAPSLAAAPIAYVPPLQAYASALLSDVSTAPPQKEIDTFSDSLDTSALDAIATQIFSAGLERVRVGMAGHDLVIEYENHRYNQNEADALGIVLGIASINAPHETDKIRVVIKKANEPLGEVAVDREAFAQFIKGGAPTAASGSITMRTRPTYDADSIAWHGDERKHGLTRIQIEPIASYLYGTEYGNFDLSLGANIEGFVPLWRGAEFYASYIAPLYNTKNMDSGRVFSDYRLRGGLSTVALGQSFWIAPRVLNVAAIGKFDFDYIGVQNETTLFVPGRPDLVRLRLAYLHHEPGHDTLPSEKNAMLTYRWVQPAWNLWVEAGVARYVGGDKGPLIAVTRWFDDVSVSVHGEHSGQGSFVGASVSFPLTLRQGMKPGITQVYGSEQFALDFRSRVGSTNYLSPDAAQNMGFPYSTQQYLLNQGRFSGEYFSTQLYRMRDAYLRYANPDDKANRPDSLSDRARVEF; encoded by the coding sequence ATGACCCGCGCGCAGCGCTCGCAGGGCCTCCGTTCTTCTCCGCATGCTTTTGCGTTCGCAGCAGCATTGTCATTTGCGGCGTCGGCGCAGGCGAGTGAGCCTGCGCTGAACTCGCTGGGACAGGCCGGAGGATTGGTTATTCCCTACGCTTTCGCGCTGCCCAACGGCATGGCGGAGGCACAATATAACGATTACGTGGATCCGCAGTATGGCAAGCGGGCAACTGGTTCGCAGATCTATTGGGCGGCCTTTGGCATCTTCCCGTACGTGGAAATGTCGGGGGGATTGGCGAACTATCCGACAAACGGGGGCGCAGTATTTACCAACGGAGAGCACACGATTCTCCGGCATTTGACAGCCGAAATAAAAGTAGAAGTACCTCGCTTCTTTAAATATCAGCCGTCCATCGCTTTCGGCGCGACCGACGTCGGCGGCCGGACGCATTATTTCCGCTCAAAGTATGGTGTCGCGTCGCAAGCATTCGGGCCGGCGACATTAACCTTAGGCTACGGCCAGGGTGACAGGCTCGACGGGTTGTTCGGCGGCATCCAGCTGTCGCTCTGGAAGACCGGCTTCTCGCTCCTTGCTGAAGATGACGCAAAGACACCGTATGCAGGTTTGCGCTATCAATCGCCGCGCATTAGCTGGCTAGCGGACGCAAACCTGATCGGAACGGTGACACGATCACTGCGCTCCACGGACGGCGCGTCGCCACGCACGTCGATTGCGATTGCTGTGCAGATACCTCTCGGCAGGCGCTTCGACGCAGCGCGTTGCGGCGACGGTCTTTGCGAAAAACAGCAGACGTCCGCTAGCGATACTGTGACGGACATTACTGAAGAAGAGGTCATTCGACGCGACACGCTCAGGCCTGTCAGTCTGCCCATTGCCGACACAGCACCCTCCCTTGCTGCAGCGCCGATCGCCTATGTGCCGCCGTTGCAGGCTTATGCGTCTGCGCTGTTAAGCGACGTATCGACCGCCCCACCGCAGAAGGAGATCGATACGTTCTCCGACTCACTGGACACCTCGGCGCTCGACGCAATCGCAACACAGATTTTTTCCGCGGGCCTTGAACGGGTACGCGTGGGGATGGCGGGGCATGATCTGGTCATCGAATACGAAAACCATCGTTATAACCAGAACGAGGCGGACGCGCTCGGCATTGTCCTGGGCATCGCCAGTATCAATGCGCCACATGAAACCGATAAAATTCGCGTGGTCATCAAGAAAGCAAATGAACCGCTGGGTGAAGTGGCCGTGGATCGGGAAGCATTCGCACAATTCATCAAGGGCGGAGCACCCACTGCTGCAAGCGGATCGATAACGATGCGCACGCGTCCAACCTACGACGCCGACTCCATCGCCTGGCACGGCGACGAACGCAAACATGGACTGACGCGCATCCAGATCGAGCCCATTGCGAGCTACCTGTACGGCACGGAGTACGGCAATTTCGATCTCTCTCTAGGTGCCAATATAGAAGGCTTCGTGCCGCTATGGCGTGGCGCGGAGTTCTATGCGAGTTATATCGCGCCGCTGTACAACACGAAAAACATGGACAGCGGCCGCGTCTTCAGCGACTACCGCTTACGCGGCGGCCTATCGACGGTGGCGTTGGGCCAGAGCTTCTGGATTGCGCCGCGGGTCCTTAACGTTGCGGCCATTGGGAAATTCGATTTCGATTACATCGGCGTTCAGAACGAGACGACGCTGTTCGTCCCTGGCCGCCCTGATCTGGTTCGCCTTCGGCTCGCCTATCTGCATCACGAACCCGGGCATGACACGCTGCCAAGCGAAAAGAACGCGATGCTCACGTATCGATGGGTCCAACCAGCTTGGAACCTATGGGTTGAAGCGGGTGTAGCACGCTACGTCGGCGGCGATAAAGGCCCTTTGATTGCCGTCACTCGATGGTTCGACGACGTATCAGTCAGCGTGCATGGAGAACATAGCGGTCAGGGCAGCTTCGTTGGCGCGTCAGTCAGTTTCCCGTTGACCCTGCGTCAAGGCATGAAGCCAGGTATCACCCAAGTGTACGGCTCGGAGCAGTTTGCGCTCGATTTCCGCTCACGCGTGGGCTCGACAAATTACCTGTCGCCGGACGCGGCGCAGAACATGGGCTTCCCGTACAGCACACAGCAATACCTTCTGAACCAAGGGCGATTTAGTGGTGAGTATTTCTCGACCCAGCTCTACAGAATGCGCGATGCCTATCTCCGCTACGCGAACCCGGATGACAAAGCGAATCGACCTGACTCCCTGAGCGACAGGGCGCGCGTGGAATTCTAA
- a CDS encoding isoprenylcysteine carboxylmethyltransferase family protein, translated as MNSTFNTVARTHDPRPRSATPFSIGLLGIGVGLLTLWLLRDSGSIDGATRSTVACLAIIATIASYELFVARVYLRPSAGLASRAVRPLSIVRVELRLAALASVYAGIGALYWLLPEYHGAFYNPFWSLLGTLAPYVLIAAPFYFAWMDRHQRETDDAYLLWARFLFRGVRPANWRPVREMLAGWMVKAFFLPLMIVYLSTNADHLNASLTTALNAPFSLATFRFMYDLSFAMDLMFGTVGYLCTLRILDSHVRSAEPTTLGWLVALICYQPFWSLISNQYIRYEGSVFWDSWLISMPVVRVVWGAVIIALLLCYALATISFGLRFSNLTNRGIITSGPYRFTKHPAYIAKNLSYWMVTVPFVEPMGWKVAVTHCAALLAVNLLYFLRAKTEEKHLMNDPAYREYAEWIGRNGVFAKLARVSG; from the coding sequence ATGAACTCCACTTTCAATACGGTCGCGCGCACGCACGACCCGCGGCCGCGCTCGGCGACGCCGTTTTCGATTGGCTTGCTAGGGATCGGCGTCGGATTGCTCACGCTCTGGTTGCTACGCGACAGCGGTTCGATCGATGGCGCGACGCGCAGCACCGTTGCCTGCCTCGCAATCATCGCGACCATCGCAAGCTACGAGCTATTCGTCGCGCGAGTCTATTTGCGCCCCAGCGCCGGTCTCGCGAGTCGCGCGGTGCGGCCGCTGAGCATCGTGCGCGTCGAATTGCGCCTCGCGGCGCTGGCCTCGGTGTACGCTGGCATCGGCGCGCTTTACTGGCTGCTGCCCGAGTATCACGGCGCCTTCTATAACCCGTTCTGGTCGCTGCTCGGTACGCTAGCACCGTATGTGCTCATCGCGGCACCCTTCTACTTTGCGTGGATGGACCGGCATCAGCGCGAAACCGACGACGCGTACCTGCTATGGGCGCGCTTCTTATTTCGCGGCGTGCGGCCGGCGAACTGGCGCCCTGTCCGAGAGATGCTGGCCGGGTGGATGGTGAAGGCGTTCTTCCTTCCGCTGATGATCGTCTACCTGTCGACTAATGCGGACCATCTGAATGCGTCGTTGACGACCGCGCTGAATGCGCCGTTTTCGCTTGCGACTTTCCGGTTTATGTATGACCTGTCGTTCGCGATGGATCTGATGTTCGGCACGGTGGGTTACCTGTGTACATTGCGCATTCTTGATAGTCACGTGCGCAGCGCTGAGCCGACCACGTTGGGTTGGCTCGTTGCACTGATCTGTTATCAGCCGTTCTGGTCGCTGATTTCCAACCAGTACATCCGCTACGAAGGCTCGGTCTTCTGGGATAGTTGGCTTATTTCGATGCCTGTTGTGCGGGTAGTCTGGGGTGCTGTCATCATTGCTTTGCTGCTGTGTTATGCGCTGGCGACTATTTCTTTTGGCTTGCGGTTTTCGAATCTGACGAATCGCGGGATCATTACTTCGGGACCTTATCGGTTCACCAAGCATCCGGCTTATATCGCTAAGAATCTGTCTTACTGGATGGTGACGGTGCCGTTTGTCGAACCGATGGGGTGGAAGGTTGCGGTGACGCATTGTGCGGCGTTGCTTGCGGTGAATCTGCTTTACTTCCTGCGCGCCAAAACAGAAGAAAAACACTTGATGAATGATCCGGCGTACCGGGAGTACGCGGAGTGGATCGGGAGGAATGGGGTGTTTGCGAAACTTGCGCGGGTGTCGGGATGA
- a CDS encoding collagen-like triple helix repeat-containing protein: MKKLAGRTAIAVATSTLLALYGCGSTLHTPSIGGGGLGGTSGTSSGTSGTSGTSGTSGTSGTSGTSGTSGTSGTSGTSGTSGTSGTSGTSGTSGTSGTSGTSGTSGTSGTSGTSGTSGTSGTSGTSGTSGTSGTSGTSGTSGTSGTSGTSGTSGTSGTSGTSGTSGTSGTSGTSGTSGTSGTSGTSGTSGTSGTSGTSGTSGTSGTSGTSGTSGTSGTSGTSGTSGTSGTSGTSGTSGTSGTSGTSGTSGTSGTSGTSGTSGTSGTSGTSGTSGTSGTSGTSGTSGTSGTSGTSGTSGTSGTSGTSGTSGTSGTSGTSGTSGTSGTSSTPIGTVVTQASNLITAVGTTVADTGTKVTGTSIPGVNGATTAGVGTALTDLGNGVKVLGNGTAAGLGTLGSAANPLGPTLNSTTGVISNAGAAVTALGGAVSSLSSGPLKPLSPVTSTLGSIVDGVGSGVGSVGAGLNTTLSSAPVQQLETGLSSAINPITLAVSNTTQTIGNATGLGTPLDKLLGTLGNGLNAAGVKVSGATGDQVGKDVGGIVSQLGNTVTSAAGLLTGATTNPLAPITGLLGPLGGLGGTGSSGGVSIPPLTGLIGNLGSLGGATGGSSGTGGAAGLLAPVTGLLGKVGSLGGTTGTSSPLAPVVTLVGSLTSGVTGALNGASQGSTPANPLTGLVSGLTGGSASGTGSSGSTSKNPLAPVTNLVGGLLGGVATAGK; encoded by the coding sequence ATGAAGAAACTTGCCGGTCGGACAGCCATCGCTGTTGCGACATCCACATTACTCGCGCTCTACGGTTGCGGATCGACACTTCATACCCCAAGTATCGGTGGGGGCGGACTGGGGGGCACTTCGGGCACTTCCTCGGGCACGTCCGGCACTTCCGGGACGTCGGGTACTTCCGGTACTTCCGGTACTTCGGGCACTTCGGGCACTTCGGGCACTTCGGGCACTTCGGGCACTTCGGGCACTTCGGGCACTTCGGGCACTTCGGGCACTTCGGGTACCTCGGGTACGTCGGGCACTTCGGGCACTTCGGGTACCTCGGGTACGTCGGGCACTTCCGGAACGTCGGGCACTTCCGGGACGTCGGGTACTTCCGGGACTTCGGGTACTTCGGGTACTTCGGGCACTTCGGGTACCTCGGGTACCTCGGGTACCTCGGGTACTTCGGGTACCTCGGGTACCTCGGGTACTTCGGGTACCTCGGGTACTTCGGGTACTTCGGGTACTTCGGGTACTTCGGGTACTTCGGGTACTTCGGGTACTTCGGGTACTTCCGGAACGTCGGGCACTTCCGGGACGTCGGGTACTTCCGGTACTTCGGGCACTTCGGGTACCTCGGGCACTTCGGGTACTTCGGGTACTTCGGGCACTTCGGGCACTTCGGGCACTTCGGGCACTTCGGGCACTTCGGGCACTTCGGGCACTTCGGGTACCTCGGGTACCTCGGGTACCTCGGGTACCTCGGGTACCTCGGGTACCTCGGGTACTTCGGGCACTTCGGGCACTTCGGGTACTTCGGGTACTTCGGGTACTTCGGGTACTTCGGGTACTTCGGGTACTTCGGGTACTTCGGGTACTTCGGGTACCTCGGGTACCTCGGGTACCTCGGGTACTTCGGGCACCTCGGGCACCTCGGGTACCTCGGGTACGTCCGGCACCTCGGGTACGTCCGGCACCTCGGGTACTTCCGGCACCTCCGGTACCTCTTCCACCCCCATCGGCACTGTCGTCACCCAAGCTAGCAATCTCATCACGGCAGTCGGCACCACAGTCGCCGATACCGGCACCAAGGTCACGGGCACGTCGATTCCTGGCGTGAACGGGGCAACGACCGCCGGCGTTGGCACCGCTCTCACCGACCTCGGCAACGGCGTGAAGGTGCTGGGTAACGGCACCGCCGCCGGCCTCGGCACCCTGGGTAGCGCGGCCAATCCGCTCGGCCCGACGCTGAACTCCACCACGGGCGTCATCTCGAATGCCGGTGCTGCCGTCACCGCACTTGGCGGTGCGGTGTCGAGTCTCTCGAGCGGCCCGCTCAAACCCCTCTCTCCGGTGACTTCGACGCTCGGCAGCATCGTCGATGGCGTGGGCAGCGGTGTCGGTTCTGTCGGAGCGGGATTGAACACCACGCTCTCCAGCGCGCCGGTCCAGCAACTCGAGACCGGACTCAGTTCCGCGATCAACCCGATCACCCTAGCCGTCTCCAACACGACGCAGACCATCGGCAACGCGACGGGCCTCGGCACGCCGCTGGACAAGCTGCTTGGCACGCTCGGCAACGGACTCAATGCGGCCGGGGTAAAAGTGTCGGGAGCCACGGGTGATCAGGTCGGCAAAGATGTCGGCGGAATCGTGAGCCAATTGGGTAACACCGTCACGAGTGCGGCCGGATTGCTCACTGGCGCGACCACCAATCCGCTCGCGCCGATCACGGGTTTGCTCGGGCCGCTCGGCGGACTCGGCGGCACTGGCAGTTCGGGCGGCGTCTCCATTCCGCCGTTGACTGGCCTGATCGGCAACCTCGGATCGCTGGGCGGCGCTACCGGAGGTTCCAGCGGCACAGGCGGCGCTGCCGGTCTGCTGGCACCCGTCACAGGGCTCCTCGGCAAGGTCGGCTCATTGGGTGGGACGACCGGCACGAGCAGTCCGCTCGCGCCCGTCGTGACCCTGGTCGGCTCGTTGACGAGCGGCGTGACGGGCGCACTCAATGGCGCCTCGCAAGGAAGCACGCCCGCCAATCCGCTCACGGGTCTTGTCAGCGGATTGACCGGCGGCTCAGCGAGCGGCACAGGCAGCAGCGGCTCGACCAGCAAGAACCCGCTTGCGCCGGTGACGAACCTCGTCGGCGGATTGCTCGGCGGCGTGGCGACAGCCGGCAAATAA